The DNA window AAATCAACGGAGAAATTTCAGATATAGAAAATCATGAAGAATTTGCAACAAAAATTCTAGAAATTTTGAACGAAAATCACGATTCGGAAGCGATTAAAAATTCAATACAATCTAGATTTTCTAAAGAAATGATTTTAGAGAAATATTTTGAGGCTTTTGAAAGTATTGTTTCTCACAGATAACACAGATTTTCACAGAAAAATTTAACGAATGTTTAAAATCTTATAAATCTGTGCATCTAATAGAAATAAAATCAATTTGAAAAAAAATTAAGTATTAATTTAAAAATCATATCATTTTTTTTTATCAATTCAAATTTGTAAAATCTGTGCAATCTGTGAGAGAAAAATTCCGTATTTTAGCAAAAATTAAGTTTTAATAAAAAATAATATAAAATGTCACAATTTGATGTTACTGTAATTGGTTCTGGACCTGGAGGTTACGTAGCTGCATTAAGATGCGCACAATTAGGTTTCAAAACTGCTCTTATCGAGAAATATTCTACTTTGGGAGGAACTTGCTTAAATGTAGGTTGTATTCCGTCAAAAGCACTTTTAGACAGCTCAGAACATTTCGAAAATGCAAAACATAATTTTGCAAATCACGGAATTATTATCAACGAACCTCAAGCTGATTTGGCAAGAATGGTGGCTCGTAAAAACGAAGTAGTAGATCAAACTACCAAAGGAATTAATTTCTTGATGGACAAAAATAAAGTAACTGTTTTTGAAGGTTTGGGTAGTTTCGAATCTGCTACTCAAGTAAAAGTAACGAAAAATGATGGTTCTTCTGAAATTTTAGAAACCAAATATGCAATTGTTGCTACAGGTTCTAAACCATCTACTTTGCCTTTCATCACTATAGATAAAGAAAGAATTATCACTTCTACGGAAGCGTTGAATTTAAAAGAAATTCCAAAACATTTGGTAGTAATCGGTGGTGGTGTTATTGGTCTAGAATTAGGCTCTGTTTATTTGAGATTAGGTTCTCAGGTAACCGTTGTAGAATATATGGACAAAATTATTCCCACAATGGATGGCGCTTTGTCTAAAGAATTGACTAAAGTTCTTAAAAAACAAGGTATGAAATTCATGCTTTCAACTGGAGTTCAATCTGTAGAAAGAAACGGAGATTCTGTAAAAATTACAGCGAAAGACAAAAAAGGAGAAGAAGTAAGTGTAGAAGGAGATTATGTTTTAGTTTCTGTAGGTAGAAAACCTTACACAGAAGG is part of the Cloacibacterium normanense genome and encodes:
- the lpdA gene encoding dihydrolipoyl dehydrogenase; this encodes MSQFDVTVIGSGPGGYVAALRCAQLGFKTALIEKYSTLGGTCLNVGCIPSKALLDSSEHFENAKHNFANHGIIINEPQADLARMVARKNEVVDQTTKGINFLMDKNKVTVFEGLGSFESATQVKVTKNDGSSEILETKYAIVATGSKPSTLPFITIDKERIITSTEALNLKEIPKHLVVIGGGVIGLELGSVYLRLGSQVTVVEYMDKIIPTMDGALSKELTKVLKKQGMKFMLSTGVQSVERNGDSVKITAKDKKGEEVSVEGDYVLVSVGRKPYTEGLGLEKAGVELDERGRVKVNDHLQTNVANIYAIGDVVKGAMLAHKAEEEGVFVAETLAGQKPHINYNLIPGVVYTWPEVAGVGKTEEQLKEEGAAYKVGSFPMRALGRSRASGDVDGLIKILADEKTDEVLGVHMIGARAADLIAEAVTAMEFRASAEDISRMSHAHPTYAEAIKEAALDATGKRAIHM